One Camelina sativa cultivar DH55 chromosome 3, Cs, whole genome shotgun sequence genomic window carries:
- the LOC104777851 gene encoding cytochrome c biogenesis protein CCS1, chloroplastic, whose product MIVTLNPRILHFSKLHPLSRSSSYIYRTRNVSLTTNCKLQKPENGNQRSSGNLTKTISLSDSAPPVTEETDVEVSGDRVVKGGGNGNGGGGDGRGLGFLKKLPRKVLSVLSNLPLAITEMATIAALMALGTVIEQGETPDFYFQKYPEDNPVFGFFTWRWIFTLGFDHMYSSPIFLGMLLLLAASLMACTYTTQIPLVKVARRWTFMKSDEAIKKQEFADTLPRASIQDLGMILMGDGFEVFMKGPSLYAFKGLAGRFAPIGVHISMLLIMVGGTLSATGSFRGSVTVPQGLNFVMGDVLAPIGFFSVPADAFNTEVHVNRFTMDYYDSGEISQYHSDLSLRDLNGKEVLRKTISVNDPLRYGGVTIYQTDWSFSALQVTKDGEGPFNLAMAPIKINGDKKLYGTFLPVGDTNAPNVKGISMLARDLQSIVVYDLEGKFAGIRRPNSKLPIEVNGMKIVIEDAIGSTGLELKTDPGVPVVYAGFGALMLTTCISYLSHSQIWALQNGTTLVVGGRTNRAKNEFPDDMNRLLDQVPELINKNTSVVSEQS is encoded by the exons ATGATTGTAACACTAAACCCTAGGATCCTCCATTTCTCCAAGCTCCATCCTCTTTCTCGTTCTTCTTCGTATATCTACAGAACTCGAAATGTGTCTCTGACCACAAATTGTAAGCTTCAGAAGCCTGAGAATGGGAATCAGAGAAGTAGCGGAAATCTCACGAAGACCATCTCGCTTTCCGACTCGGCGCCGCCGGTTACGGAAGAGACGGACGTGGAAGTTTCCGGCGATCGGGTTGTTAAGGGAGGTGGTAATGgtaatggaggaggaggagacggaagagggttagggtttttgaaGAAGTTACCGAGAAAGGTTTTGTCAGTTTTGTCTAATTTGCCTCTTGCGATTACAGAAATGGCCACCATCGCTGCTCTTATGGCTCTTG GGACTGTGATTGAACAAGGTGAAACCCCTGATTTCTATTTCCAAAAGTATCCAGAGGATAATCCTGTGTTTGGGTTCTTCACTTGGAGATGGATTTTTACACTTGGATTTGATCATATGTACTCTTCTCCTATCTTTCTTGGGATGTTGCTTCTTTTAGCTGCTTCACTTATGGCTTGTACTTATACTACTCAGATACCTTTGGTTAAGGTTGCAAggag ATGGACTTTTATGAAGTCAGATGAGGCAATTAAAAAGCAGGAGTTTGCAGATACTTTGCCAAGAGCATCTATTCAAGACTTGGGAATGATTTTGATGGGTGATGGTTTTGAG GTGTTTATGAAGGGTCCTTCATTGTATGCTTTTAAAGGTTTGGCTGGTCGATTTGCGCCTATTGGAGTACATATCTCAATGCTTCTGATTATGGTGGGTGGAACCCTCAGTGCGACAGGGAGCTTTAGAGGCTCGGTCACAGTTCCGCAAGGGTTAAATTTTGTCATGGGAGATGTCTTGGCCCCAATTGGGTTTTTCTCAGTTCCAGCAGATGCTTTTAATACTGAAGTTCATGTTAATCGATTCACCATGGATTATTATGATAGTGGAGAG ATCTCACAGTATCACTCTGATCTTTCACTCCGTGACCTTAATGGGAAAGAGGTTCTGAGAAAAACAATTAGCGTTAATGATCCCTTGAGATATGGTGGGGTCACCATATACCAGACAGATTGGAGTTTCTCAGCCTTGCAGGTGACAAAGGATGGTGAAGGACCATTCAACTTGGCTATGGCACCTATTAAGATCAATGGAGACAAGAAGTTATATGGGACCTTCTTACCAGTTGGTGATACTAATGCTCCCAATGTCAAAGGAAT ATCTATGCTAGCTCGGGATCTACAATCTATTGTTGTATATGATCTGGAAGGAAAATTCGCTGGAATAAGGAGACCAAACTCGAAGCTTCCCATTGAGGTTAATGGTATGAAGATTGTCATTGAAGATGCAATTGGAAGCACTGGTCTTGAGTTAAAA ACTGACCCAGGAGTACCAGTGGTCTATGCTGGTTTTGGTGCTTTAATGCTCACAACCTGCATTAGTTACTTATCTCATTCACAG ATATGGGCACTACAAAACGGAACAACATTGGTGGTCGGAGGAAGAACCAACAGAGCGAAGAACGAATTCCCTGATGACATGAATCGATTGCTCGATCAAGTTCCTGAGCTAATCAATAAGAACACTTCAGTTGTCTCTGAGCAATCTTGA
- the LOC104779239 gene encoding vacuolar amino acid transporter 1-like produces MEYSDDSNGDVGVSSVHACFNTLNSLSGVGILAIPYALASGGWISILFFFLIGATTWYTGLLLQRCLKLEPTTRSYPDITYKAFGKKGRLLVSIFIYIELYLVATAILILEADNMSHMFPHAAIRFRGCFILDKKNLFIVVASLIVLPTVWLETQVFLSYISAGGILVSCILVMSIFWIGAIEGVGFKNKGVLVNWPGIPTSVSLYLVCYTAHPVFPTIYNSMKNKNHFPKILFISFALSSMIYGVMAIFGYLMYGEEVQSQITLNLPTHKVSAVIAISTTIVSPLTKYALILSPIMEAINTRLMKANYKRRSVRMLTGTGLVLGTILVALVVPLFGYVMSLIGALLTSFTSIVFPCAIYLKISKGYRRCVEFESVVLVVIIAMGLVLMVTGTYSAIVGIIVHL; encoded by the exons ATGGAATATTCCGACGACAGTAACGGCGACGTTGGCGTTTCCTCCGTCCACGCTTGTTTTAACACTTTGAACTCTTTGTCAG GTGTTGGAATCTTGGCTATTCCTTATGCACTTGCCTCCGGTGGATGGATtagcattttatttttctttctgattgGAGCTACGACTTGGTACACTGGTTTACTCCTCCAACGTTGCCTTAAACTCGAGCCTACGACTCGTAGCTACCCTGATATAACGTACAAAGCGTTTGGGAAAAAAGGTCGGTTATTAGTCTCTATCTTCATATACATCGAACTGTACCTAGTCGCCACGGCAATCTTGATCTTAGAAGCTGACAACATGTCTCACATGTTTCCACATGCGGCAATCCGATTTCGTGGATGTTTCATACTCGACAAAAAGAACTTGTTTATCGTTGTTGCTTCTTTAATCGTTCTTCCAACAGTGTGGTTGGAAACACAAGTTTTTCTCTCGTATATATCAGCCGGTGGGATCCTTGTTTCTTGTATACTAGTAATGTCTATTTTTTGGATCGGTGCTATTGAAGGTGTCGGATTTAAGAACAAAGGTGTTTTGGTCAACTGGCCAGGAATTCCCACTTCAGTTAGTTTGTATCTTGTTTGCTACACAGCACATCCGGTCTTCCCAACAATCTACAATTCTATGAAGAACAAAAACCATTTCCCTAAG atTCTTTTCATAAGCTTTGCGTTATCATCAATGATATATGGAGTGATGGCAATCTTTGGATATCTAATGTATGGAGAAGAGGTGCAATCACAAATCACTTTAAACCTTCCAACACATAAGGTCAGCGCGGTGATAGCAATCTCTACCACAATTGTGAGCCCCTTAACCAAATATGCATTAATCCTTTCTCCCATCATGGAAGCAATCAATACGCGGTTGATGAAAGCAAACTATAAAAGGAGAAGCGTTCGTATGTTGACTGGAACCGGGCTGGTTTTAGGAACAATATTGGTTGCACTTGTTGTGCCATTGTTTGGGTATGTAATGTCTCTTATAGGCGCACTTTTGACTAGTTTTACTTCGATAGTATTTCCATGTGCAATTTATTTAAAGATCAGTAAGGGATATAGGAGATGTGTGGAGTTTGAGAGTGTGGTTTTGGTGGTGATTATTGCGATGGGTTTAGTTCTTATGGTCACGGGGACTTACTCGGCGATTGTTGGGATCATTGTTCACTTGTGA